In Nitrosophilus alvini, the following are encoded in one genomic region:
- the aroB gene encoding 3-dehydroquinate synthase has protein sequence MRVDIRLVKKEDRSYPIFIDELKSIKIDTKAAIVTNPKVAGLHLDYLLKKIEAKELYIVTVPDGEEYKNFETLNFILDRLFDHQLDRKSMLIAFGGGVIGDMTGFAASIYQRGIDFIQIPTTLLSQVDASVGGKTGINNRYGKNLVGSFYQPKVVYIDTFFLKTLPKREFAAGVAEIVKMAAVFDKDFFGFLEQNDLYDEENLKIAIKKSVETKARVVAQDEKESGIRAALNYGHTFGHVIENETKYKKYLHGEAVAIGMVMANELAIETGLLTSKEAERIKKVLERYSLPTNYHIKDVDSFYKHFFLDKKSMDKKIKFVLPNGIGDVKIIDDIDEKTVKKVLEKFSKGL, from the coding sequence ATGAGAGTAGATATAAGACTGGTTAAAAAAGAAGACAGAAGCTATCCGATTTTTATTGATGAACTAAAATCCATAAAGATAGATACAAAGGCTGCAATTGTAACAAATCCTAAAGTTGCAGGTTTGCACCTTGATTATCTTTTGAAAAAGATTGAGGCAAAAGAGCTTTATATCGTCACTGTACCTGATGGCGAAGAGTATAAAAATTTTGAAACACTCAACTTTATACTTGACAGGCTTTTTGATCATCAATTGGACAGAAAATCGATGCTCATTGCCTTTGGAGGTGGGGTTATTGGCGATATGACGGGTTTTGCCGCAAGTATTTATCAAAGAGGAATAGATTTTATTCAGATACCTACTACGCTTTTGAGTCAGGTTGATGCAAGTGTAGGCGGAAAGACCGGGATAAATAACAGGTACGGCAAAAATCTTGTAGGCTCTTTTTATCAGCCCAAAGTCGTTTATATCGATACATTTTTTTTAAAAACTCTTCCAAAAAGAGAATTTGCCGCCGGTGTAGCAGAAATTGTGAAAATGGCAGCGGTATTTGATAAAGATTTTTTCGGATTTTTGGAACAGAACGATCTTTACGATGAAGAGAACCTTAAAATCGCCATAAAAAAATCTGTGGAAACAAAGGCCAGAGTCGTTGCGCAGGATGAAAAAGAGAGTGGAATCAGAGCGGCTCTAAATTATGGCCATACATTTGGACATGTAATAGAAAATGAGACCAAATACAAAAAATATCTTCACGGAGAAGCAGTAGCTATTGGTATGGTTATGGCAAACGAATTGGCGATAGAAACCGGGCTTTTGACATCAAAAGAGGCCGAAAGAATAAAAAAAGTTCTTGAAAGATATTCGCTACCCACGAATTATCATATAAAAGATGTTGACTCTTTTTATAAACATTTTTTTCTTGATAAAAAAAGTATGGATAAAAAAATAAAATTTGTTTTGCCTAATGGAATCGGAGATGTAAAAATAATAGATGACATCGATGAAAAAACAGTGAAAAAAGTTTTGGAAAAATTTTCAAAAGGGTTATAG
- the mog gene encoding molybdopterin adenylyltransferase, whose protein sequence is MEIKIGILTVSDRASQGIYDDISGKAIIDTLNDYLKSEWESIYKIVPDEQNIIEETLKEMADERGCCLIVTTGGTGPAKRDVTPEATEAVCDKMMPGFGELMRQVSLQYVPTAILSRQTAGIRNQTLIINLPGKPKSIRECLDAVFPAVPYCIDLLEGPYIETNEDVIKAFRPKK, encoded by the coding sequence ATGGAGATAAAGATAGGAATATTGACTGTATCTGACAGGGCAAGTCAGGGAATATATGATGATATTTCGGGGAAAGCCATCATTGATACATTGAATGATTATCTCAAAAGCGAATGGGAGAGCATATATAAAATCGTTCCGGATGAACAAAATATCATAGAAGAGACCCTCAAAGAGATGGCTGATGAGAGAGGGTGCTGTCTGATTGTAACTACAGGCGGGACAGGACCTGCAAAAAGAGATGTTACTCCAGAAGCAACCGAAGCTGTCTGTGACAAGATGATGCCGGGATTTGGAGAACTTATGAGGCAGGTAAGCCTTCAGTATGTACCTACAGCGATACTTTCAAGACAGACTGCAGGTATAAGAAATCAAACACTTATTATAAATCTGCCGGGAAAACCAAAATCGATCAGAGAGTGTCTGGATGCAGTATTTCCTGCTGTTCCTTACTGTATAGACCTGCTTGAAGGGCCGTATATCGAAACAAATGAAGATGTTATCAAGGCTTTCAGACCGAAGAAGTGA
- the bioV gene encoding pimelyl-ACP methyl ester esterase BioV translates to MRFFSGFCLKNEKKLFEDILDNSEFSVAGFSYGAIKAAEYVYKELNEGKRVDRVLLVSPAFFQSFDEKFKRVQLISFSKNPESYIENFLKNCSYPSSVSLEKYRSSCNKEDLKELLYYCWDRKKLDSIVKRGVNIEVFLGEIDKITDVKSAYLFFKEYATVYFFKKAGHILK, encoded by the coding sequence ATGAGATTCTTTAGCGGATTTTGTCTGAAAAATGAGAAAAAGCTTTTTGAAGATATATTGGATAATAGCGAATTTTCAGTGGCCGGTTTCAGCTATGGAGCTATAAAGGCTGCTGAATATGTATATAAAGAATTGAATGAGGGCAAAAGAGTAGACAGAGTGTTGCTTGTATCTCCTGCTTTTTTTCAGTCATTTGATGAGAAATTCAAAAGAGTTCAGCTTATCTCTTTTTCCAAAAATCCGGAATCTTATATTGAAAATTTTTTAAAAAACTGCAGCTATCCATCCTCCGTTTCACTAGAAAAATACAGGAGTTCCTGTAATAAAGAAGATCTAAAAGAGCTGCTTTATTATTGTTGGGATAGAAAAAAGTTGGATTCAATTGTCAAAAGAGGCGTGAATATTGAGGTTTTTTTAGGTGAAATTGATAAAATAACGGATGTAAAAAGCGCATACCTCTTTTTTAAAGAGTATGCAACTGTATATTTTTTCAAAAAAGCAGGGCATATATTAAAATAA
- a CDS encoding dUTP diphosphatase has protein sequence MQEKILEMLQLQNQLNNDTNGPEWRKDVTKNDKVINWKRCIYMECAELIDSFSWKHWKNIDSGIDTENIKIELVDIWHFVMSYLLKFHTPTELVIFIENLVDTKSDIKIPKEWTSENNKNINEYLDVFEELMALALVKNDSEPYQESLTEQFFRACDASGLNFDDLYRLYIGKNVLNQFRQDHGYKEGVYKKVWNKKEDNEVMQEILSKNSDIDYQTLYNKLSEIYKKEVK, from the coding sequence ATGCAGGAAAAAATTCTTGAAATGCTTCAACTTCAAAATCAGCTAAACAACGATACAAATGGACCAGAGTGGAGAAAAGACGTAACCAAAAACGATAAAGTAATAAACTGGAAAAGATGTATATATATGGAGTGTGCCGAACTTATCGACAGCTTTTCATGGAAACACTGGAAAAATATCGATTCCGGCATAGATACTGAAAATATCAAAATAGAACTTGTAGATATCTGGCATTTTGTAATGAGCTATCTTCTCAAATTTCATACCCCCACGGAGCTTGTCATATTTATCGAAAATCTTGTTGATACAAAATCGGACATAAAAATTCCAAAAGAGTGGACAAGTGAAAATAATAAAAATATAAATGAATATCTTGATGTGTTTGAAGAGCTTATGGCCCTGGCCCTTGTCAAAAACGACAGTGAACCATATCAGGAGTCTTTAACGGAACAGTTTTTCAGAGCCTGTGATGCATCCGGTCTCAATTTCGACGATTTATACAGACTCTATATCGGAAAAAATGTATTGAATCAGTTCAGACAGGATCATGGATATAAAGAGGGAGTTTATAAAAAAGTGTGGAATAAAAAAGAGGATAACGAAGTGATGCAGGAAATTTTGAGCAAAAACAGCGATATAGATTACCAGACGCTATATAATAAACTCTCGGAAATTTATAAAAAAGAGGTTAAATAG
- a CDS encoding mechanosensitive ion channel domain-containing protein, with protein sequence MRKLLIFLFSTLILYAQGTDIIDVFDNETKTENSAVIKDVLDINTTQKEKIIDIQSRLKAIEDELSRNIWTKKYSNYITYHFLEKELIKTEREIKVAKRKKSANLSELENKKETLLNQLELLKEYKESPFIELLKPEEIPEPPEVKNPVAIIAAISYIKQINEKKEYYRQKLAELKSVLNKLKEKEALLKEIYELEKSEEIRKKLSYTIEEVTAFSNAVMIAEKTIGVYEKRIEEVVLKVTEEIKVQSEKAAAIMGLVLVLFGFNLFIKWIAKRYVKDNERFYMINKIINFSFATVIILIVLFAYIENVTYIVTILGFASAGIAIAMKDWFMSLLGWIVIVFGGTIHVGDRIKVKRNGLVYVGDVVDISLLRITILEDITLTTYHENRRAGRVIFVPNNYIFTDLIANYTHGGLKTVWDGIDINITFDSNHKKAMHIAREITRKYAKGYTDITRKQLNRLRSSYHLKNTNVEPRVYSFIEDYGIRISVWYLTNSYATLTLRSTISGEIIDRFNREEDIKIALPSQSIYLTKGKFNNINSENLSEG encoded by the coding sequence GTGAGAAAGCTTCTGATATTCCTTTTTTCCACGCTGATTTTGTATGCCCAAGGAACTGATATAATCGATGTTTTTGACAATGAAACAAAAACAGAGAACTCCGCTGTTATAAAAGATGTTTTGGATATAAATACTACCCAAAAAGAAAAAATAATAGATATTCAAAGCAGACTAAAAGCGATAGAAGATGAGCTTTCCCGAAATATATGGACAAAAAAGTATTCAAACTATATCACTTACCATTTTTTGGAAAAGGAACTGATAAAGACAGAGCGTGAAATAAAAGTTGCAAAAAGAAAAAAAAGTGCAAATCTTTCAGAACTTGAAAATAAAAAAGAGACACTGCTAAATCAACTGGAGCTTCTCAAAGAATACAAAGAATCACCGTTTATAGAACTTCTCAAACCCGAAGAGATTCCAGAACCGCCTGAAGTAAAAAATCCTGTTGCAATAATTGCGGCAATATCGTATATAAAACAGATTAACGAAAAAAAGGAGTATTACAGGCAAAAACTGGCAGAACTGAAATCCGTTCTTAATAAGCTCAAAGAGAAAGAAGCACTTTTAAAAGAGATTTATGAACTCGAAAAAAGTGAAGAGATAAGAAAAAAACTCAGTTATACAATTGAAGAAGTTACCGCTTTTAGCAATGCCGTTATGATTGCCGAAAAGACCATTGGAGTTTATGAAAAGAGAATAGAAGAAGTTGTTTTAAAAGTAACGGAAGAGATAAAGGTACAGAGTGAAAAAGCCGCTGCAATCATGGGGCTTGTACTTGTACTTTTTGGATTCAATCTATTTATCAAATGGATAGCTAAAAGGTATGTTAAAGACAATGAACGATTTTATATGATAAATAAAATCATAAATTTCAGTTTTGCGACTGTTATTATCTTGATTGTCCTTTTTGCATACATAGAAAATGTAACATATATAGTTACGATTCTGGGTTTTGCATCTGCGGGTATCGCGATCGCTATGAAGGACTGGTTTATGAGTCTGCTGGGATGGATCGTAATAGTTTTCGGCGGTACCATCCATGTAGGGGATCGAATAAAAGTAAAGAGAAACGGACTTGTTTATGTTGGTGACGTTGTTGATATATCTCTTTTGAGAATTACTATTTTGGAAGATATCACTCTTACAACATATCACGAAAACAGAAGGGCGGGAAGAGTTATATTTGTTCCTAACAACTATATATTTACCGATCTTATAGCCAACTATACACATGGCGGGCTTAAAACCGTCTGGGACGGGATAGATATAAATATAACATTTGATTCAAATCACAAAAAAGCGATGCATATAGCAAGAGAGATTACAAGAAAATATGCAAAAGGCTATACGGATATTACAAGAAAACAGCTAAATCGCCTAAGAAGCAGTTATCATCTTAAAAACACGAATGTTGAACCCAGAGTCTACTCTTTTATTGAAGATTACGGTATTAGAATAAGCGTCTGGTACTTGACAAACTCTTATGCTACGCTTACACTGAGGAGTACCATTTCGGGTGAAATTATTGACAGATTCAACCGTGAAGAAGATATCAAAATAGCGTTGCCTTCACAATCAATATACTTGACAAAAGGAAAATTTAATAATATAAATAGTGAAAATTTGAGTGAAGGATAA
- a CDS encoding AAA family ATPase, giving the protein MKQKKIQTTQISKKNKVLIALSAGIVALLLLFAYVRQSSTVIDYSTYRAMLKNDMIDSAQIGEKYIYLKSGGKVFKIPKDAVNINELYEKIPVGVKENYSRAIDVAVLFFIAGLLIYMLFFSRKREEMPPIKHQINIAAPEIDDFSSKIKPIVSDVKFKDVAGIEEAKEELEEIIEFLKNPGKFKNFGVRMPKGVLLIGPPGVGKTMIAKAVAGEAGVPFFYQSGSSFVQIYVGMGAKRVRELFAKAKQMAPSIIFIDEIDAVGKARGGMRNDEREATLNQLLTEMDGFEDNSGVIVMAATNKIEMLDEALLRPGRFDRRIFVSLPNAKEREAILKVYLNKIPHFVDTKEIAKMTVGFSGAALSSLVNEAALHALRKGKKIVELEDFEEVKDKVLFGKRKVLAYSAREKEIQAVYQAAKAVTAYWFEIDFDKISLLGSGFKDIDKEIVSKHEFIAKIKLFLSGHAAMQVIYNEEFSNSAQDLARAKILAEDMATRYGMGKKLIGDVTDVSFIMESTLEEVKEFISSQIRYIEKIKEHLLENESISKEEIKKIFNEIL; this is encoded by the coding sequence ATGAAGCAAAAAAAGATTCAAACTACGCAGATTTCTAAGAAAAACAAAGTACTTATTGCTTTATCTGCAGGCATCGTAGCTTTGCTGCTGCTGTTTGCATATGTCAGACAGAGCAGTACCGTTATAGACTACTCTACATACAGAGCTATGCTGAAAAACGATATGATAGATTCTGCCCAGATAGGGGAGAAATATATCTATCTAAAAAGCGGCGGCAAGGTTTTTAAAATACCCAAAGATGCAGTCAATATAAACGAACTTTATGAGAAAATCCCTGTCGGCGTAAAAGAAAATTACAGCAGAGCAATTGATGTTGCTGTTCTGTTCTTTATCGCAGGACTTCTTATATATATGCTCTTTTTTTCCAGAAAAAGAGAGGAAATGCCGCCCATAAAACATCAGATAAATATAGCGGCCCCCGAGATTGATGATTTTTCTTCAAAAATAAAACCTATAGTTTCGGATGTGAAGTTCAAAGATGTTGCCGGTATAGAGGAGGCTAAAGAGGAACTTGAAGAGATAATAGAGTTTTTGAAAAATCCGGGAAAATTCAAAAATTTCGGTGTACGTATGCCAAAAGGTGTTCTCCTTATAGGACCTCCCGGTGTTGGAAAGACTATGATAGCCAAAGCGGTCGCAGGTGAAGCAGGGGTCCCGTTTTTTTACCAGAGCGGATCGAGTTTTGTTCAGATATATGTGGGTATGGGAGCAAAAAGGGTTCGTGAGCTTTTTGCAAAAGCCAAGCAGATGGCGCCTTCGATTATCTTTATAGACGAGATAGATGCCGTAGGAAAAGCGAGAGGCGGCATGAGAAACGATGAGAGAGAGGCAACTCTCAACCAGCTTCTTACCGAAATGGACGGATTTGAAGACAACAGTGGCGTTATCGTTATGGCAGCGACCAACAAAATAGAGATGCTTGACGAGGCGCTGCTTAGACCGGGCAGATTTGACAGAAGGATATTTGTATCTTTGCCCAATGCCAAAGAGCGAGAAGCAATACTCAAAGTATATCTGAACAAAATTCCGCACTTTGTTGATACCAAAGAGATAGCTAAAATGACTGTCGGGTTCAGCGGAGCTGCTCTGTCGAGTCTTGTAAATGAGGCAGCTCTGCATGCTCTTAGAAAGGGTAAAAAAATTGTAGAACTCGAAGATTTTGAAGAGGTAAAAGACAAAGTGCTCTTCGGAAAAAGAAAGGTACTTGCATATTCAGCCCGAGAAAAGGAGATTCAAGCCGTATATCAGGCTGCGAAGGCTGTTACCGCATACTGGTTTGAAATAGATTTTGACAAAATATCTTTACTGGGATCTGGTTTTAAAGATATAGATAAAGAGATTGTCTCAAAACATGAATTTATAGCCAAAATAAAACTTTTTCTCTCAGGGCATGCCGCAATGCAGGTCATCTACAACGAAGAGTTTTCAAATTCGGCCCAGGACCTTGCAAGGGCAAAAATCCTTGCCGAAGATATGGCAACAAGATACGGGATGGGTAAAAAACTGATAGGTGATGTTACCGATGTCTCTTTTATCATGGAGAGTACGCTTGAAGAGGTAAAAGAGTTTATCTCTTCTCAGATAAGATATATAGAGAAGATAAAAGAACATCTTCTTGAAAATGAGTCTATATCCAAAGAGGAGATTAAAAAGATTTTTAATGAGATTCTTTAG
- the mtaB gene encoding tRNA (N(6)-L-threonylcarbamoyladenosine(37)-C(2))-methylthiotransferase MtaB: MKKVFFKTFGCRTNQFDTQVMMSKLKDFNITQNEKEADIVVVNSCTVTNSADSGVRNYINRIKRETGAQVYLTGCGAFTKGEDLFKSKKVIGVFGHSEKTKINTLLKEENLFELGDLEHIDKSVVEQFIGKSRAFIKIQEGCDFRCSYCIIPYVRGNARSHEEDIIIEQIKRLAYNGFGEFILTGTNVGSYGKDKNSSLAKLLKKISYIRGVRRIRIGSLEPVQITDEFKELLNEPWMAKHLHIALQHTSQRMLDIMNRRNRVSSDLELFEELAAFGYALGTDFIIGHPGESEEIFKEAYDNIKKFPLTHIHLFTYSKRDGTPASSMKPEVPGNIAKERYRKIKEVIDEKNYRFRQQKRKLEVLIESEKEGVYTGLDQFFNKINVHSDKDIKGNWIEIEKYEAKKDSNYADF, translated from the coding sequence GTGAAAAAGGTTTTTTTCAAAACATTCGGCTGCAGGACAAACCAGTTTGATACTCAAGTGATGATGTCCAAACTAAAAGATTTTAATATTACGCAGAATGAAAAAGAAGCCGATATTGTTGTTGTAAATTCATGCACCGTTACAAATTCTGCCGACAGCGGAGTAAGAAACTATATAAACAGGATAAAAAGAGAAACAGGTGCGCAGGTCTATCTTACTGGATGCGGAGCCTTTACAAAAGGAGAAGACCTTTTTAAATCAAAAAAAGTCATTGGTGTTTTCGGACATTCTGAAAAAACAAAAATAAACACACTTTTGAAAGAGGAAAATCTGTTTGAGCTGGGTGATCTTGAACATATAGACAAAAGTGTGGTAGAGCAGTTTATAGGAAAAAGTAGAGCATTCATAAAGATACAGGAGGGGTGCGATTTCAGATGCAGCTACTGTATAATTCCTTATGTGAGAGGAAATGCTAGAAGCCACGAGGAAGATATTATAATCGAACAGATCAAAAGACTTGCATACAACGGCTTCGGAGAGTTTATCCTGACCGGAACAAATGTGGGAAGCTATGGCAAAGATAAAAATTCAAGCCTGGCGAAACTTTTGAAAAAAATATCATATATCAGGGGAGTAAGGCGCATCAGAATAGGCTCACTTGAGCCTGTACAGATTACAGATGAGTTTAAAGAGCTTTTGAATGAACCCTGGATGGCAAAACATCTTCATATCGCTCTGCAGCATACCTCGCAGAGAATGCTAGATATAATGAATAGAAGAAACAGAGTCTCTTCTGACCTTGAGCTTTTTGAAGAGCTGGCAGCATTTGGCTATGCTCTCGGTACAGATTTTATCATAGGGCACCCAGGAGAGAGTGAAGAGATATTCAAGGAAGCATACGATAATATAAAAAAGTTTCCTCTTACACATATACATCTGTTTACATACAGCAAAAGAGACGGTACGCCGGCAAGCAGTATGAAACCGGAAGTTCCGGGAAATATTGCCAAAGAAAGATACAGAAAGATAAAAGAGGTGATTGATGAGAAGAATTACCGTTTCAGACAGCAAAAAAGGAAACTGGAGGTTTTGATAGAGTCCGAAAAAGAAGGTGTTTATACAGGTTTGGACCAGTTTTTCAACAAGATAAACGTCCATAGCGATAAAGACATAAAAGGCAACTGGATAGAGATAGAAAAATATGAAGCAAAAAAAGATTCAAACTACGCAGATTTCTAA